A DNA window from Rossellomorea marisflavi contains the following coding sequences:
- a CDS encoding FadR/GntR family transcriptional regulator: MKSDVNSLKSHPKVYIGIVHQLKEIISNDGLTPGDKLPSERELSERLNVGRSSVREALRALELLGLIETRRGEGTFLRDFREHHLIDLLGMFILEDHKTQNDILHMKIMIEKEALRALFIEKESLKGMAEEIQAAEDLSLGDVLNEIVRHAPNHLAHRIWNILNDYETLICGKTLLCTDLKKDILSMLEGIGNQDKEAVQEAYKKVRNNVDGELTVSNIFF, from the coding sequence ATGAAGTCCGACGTGAACTCCCTGAAGTCCCATCCGAAAGTCTACATCGGGATCGTTCACCAGCTGAAGGAAATCATCTCGAATGACGGGCTCACCCCCGGTGATAAGCTGCCATCTGAAAGGGAGCTTTCCGAACGATTGAATGTGGGGCGCTCGTCTGTGAGAGAAGCACTCCGGGCGCTCGAGCTGTTGGGACTCATCGAGACCAGGAGAGGGGAAGGGACCTTCCTCCGGGATTTCCGCGAACATCATTTGATCGATCTCCTCGGGATGTTCATCCTCGAAGATCATAAAACTCAAAACGATATCCTGCACATGAAGATCATGATTGAAAAAGAGGCCTTACGGGCCCTTTTCATTGAGAAGGAATCTTTGAAGGGGATGGCGGAGGAAATCCAGGCTGCGGAAGATCTTTCACTGGGTGATGTGCTCAATGAAATCGTACGTCATGCCCCGAATCATCTGGCTCATCGGATATGGAATATATTGAATGATTACGAAACCCTCATTTGCGGGAAAACCCTTCTTTGTACCGATTTGAAGAAAGATATCCTGAGCATGCTAGAGGGCATCGGGAATCAGGATAAAGAGGCTGTGCAGGAAGCTTATAAGAAAGTGCGGAATAATGTCGACGGAGAGCTGACAGTTTCCAACATCTTTTTCTGA
- the pyk gene encoding pyruvate kinase yields the protein MRKTKIVCTIGPASESVEKLSQLIDAGMNVTRLNFSHGDFEEHGQRIINIREAAAKAGKNIGILLDTKGPEIRTHTMENGGIELEKGKNIIVSMQEVVGTVDKFSVSYEGLIDDVHEGSKILLDDGLIGLEVTKIDKANGEIHTVINNSGALKNKKGVNVPGVSVNLPGITEKDANDIIFGIEQGIDFIAASFVRRASDVLEIRQLLEEHNASHIHIIPKIENQEGVDNIDEILEVSDGLMVARGDLGVEIPAEEVPLVQKMLIKKCNAQGKPVITATQMLDSMQRNPRPTRAEASDVANAIFDGTDAIMLSGETAAGSYPVEAVETMHSIASRAEQALDSSAILSARIKDCEHNMTDAIGQSVAHTAINLDVNAIVAPTESGHTARMISKYRPKAPIVAVTSDDSVTRRLALVWGVFPTMGQKASTTDEMLQMAVDESMNSGMTKHGDLIVITAGVPIGESGTTNLMKIHVVGDIVAKGQGIGRKSAFGKAVVASSAEEAVSKTEEGSVLVTIGTDKEMMPALEKCSALIVEEGGLTSHAAVVGINLGIPVIVGVENATALFQDGQEITVDATRGVVYNGQASIL from the coding sequence ATGAGAAAAACAAAAATTGTATGTACGATCGGACCTGCCAGTGAAAGCGTAGAGAAACTATCCCAGCTTATCGATGCTGGTATGAATGTGACCCGCCTGAATTTCTCACACGGTGACTTTGAAGAGCACGGACAACGGATCATCAATATCCGTGAAGCAGCTGCCAAAGCCGGTAAAAATATCGGGATCCTCCTTGATACAAAAGGACCTGAAATCCGTACGCATACCATGGAAAACGGCGGCATCGAGCTTGAAAAAGGGAAAAATATCATTGTGTCCATGCAAGAAGTTGTCGGTACAGTGGACAAGTTCTCTGTTTCCTATGAAGGATTGATCGATGATGTACATGAAGGCTCCAAAATCCTTCTTGATGATGGATTGATCGGACTTGAAGTCACAAAGATCGATAAAGCAAACGGGGAAATCCACACGGTCATCAACAACAGTGGTGCCCTTAAAAACAAAAAAGGTGTCAACGTACCAGGCGTCTCAGTGAATCTTCCTGGAATCACCGAAAAAGATGCCAATGATATCATCTTCGGTATCGAACAGGGGATTGATTTCATCGCGGCTTCATTCGTTCGCCGTGCGTCTGACGTCCTTGAGATCCGCCAGCTTCTTGAAGAGCATAACGCATCTCATATCCACATCATCCCTAAAATCGAAAATCAGGAGGGTGTCGATAATATCGATGAAATCCTTGAAGTTTCCGACGGTTTGATGGTAGCACGTGGAGATCTTGGTGTTGAGATCCCTGCTGAAGAAGTACCTCTTGTACAGAAAATGCTCATCAAAAAGTGTAATGCACAGGGTAAACCGGTCATCACGGCTACTCAAATGCTTGATTCCATGCAGCGCAACCCGCGTCCGACAAGGGCGGAAGCAAGTGACGTCGCCAATGCGATCTTCGATGGAACGGATGCCATCATGCTTTCAGGGGAAACGGCAGCAGGAAGCTATCCTGTCGAAGCTGTTGAAACCATGCACAGCATCGCTTCAAGAGCAGAGCAGGCTCTTGATTCAAGCGCCATCCTTTCTGCACGCATCAAAGACTGTGAGCACAACATGACCGATGCAATCGGACAATCCGTCGCTCATACTGCCATCAATCTTGACGTGAACGCCATCGTTGCTCCGACGGAAAGCGGACATACGGCTCGTATGATCTCGAAATACCGTCCGAAGGCGCCGATTGTTGCCGTCACAAGCGATGATTCCGTTACAAGAAGATTGGCACTTGTATGGGGTGTATTCCCTACCATGGGTCAAAAAGCTTCCACAACGGATGAAATGCTTCAAATGGCAGTCGATGAGAGCATGAATTCCGGTATGACTAAACATGGTGACCTGATCGTCATCACGGCTGGTGTTCCAATCGGAGAATCCGGTACAACAAACCTTATGAAGATTCACGTTGTCGGTGACATCGTAGCGAAAGGTCAAGGAATCGGACGCAAATCTGCATTCGGTAAAGCGGTCGTTGCTTCATCTGCTGAAGAAGCGGTAAGCAAGACAGAAGAAGGATCCGTCCTCGTTACAATCGGAACGGATAAAGAAATGATGCCTGCCCTCGAGAAATGCTCAGCATTGATCGTGGAAGAAGGCGGTCTGACAAGTCACGCAGCAGTTGTAGGGATCAACCTCGGTATCCCTGTGATCGTTGGAGTGGAAAACGCCACTGCATTGTTCCAAGATGGACAGGAAATCACGGTTGATGCGACACGCGGAGTCGTTTACAACGGCCAGGCAAGCATCCTCTAA
- the accA gene encoding acetyl-CoA carboxylase carboxyl transferase subunit alpha, giving the protein MVNEMEFEKPVFELKKKISELKEFTKDSDVDLSNEIEKLENRLQKLEQDIYENMKPWERVQVARHPNRPTTLDYIENLFSDFMEMHGDRTYGDDEAIVSGVGRFHGVPVTIIGHQRGKDTKENIRRNFGMPHPEGYRKALRLMKQADKFNRPIICFIDTKGAYPGKAAEERGQSEAIARNLVEMAGLTVPVICIVIGEGGSGGALALGVGNHIHMLENSTYSVISPEGAAAILWKDATQAKKAAESMKITAPDLKELGIVDEIIEEVKGGAHKDVKTQSEKIEAVLKRSLKELISLSKEELVQHRYDKFKAIGEYTVLNDRIGVKS; this is encoded by the coding sequence ATGGTAAATGAAATGGAATTTGAAAAGCCGGTATTCGAGCTGAAGAAGAAGATTTCCGAGCTGAAGGAGTTCACGAAGGATTCAGACGTGGATCTTTCCAATGAAATCGAAAAGCTTGAAAACAGGCTTCAGAAGCTTGAACAGGATATTTATGAGAACATGAAACCGTGGGAGAGGGTTCAAGTCGCCCGTCATCCGAATCGCCCCACCACCCTCGATTATATCGAAAATCTATTCTCTGATTTCATGGAGATGCACGGTGATCGCACCTACGGGGATGATGAAGCGATCGTTTCCGGAGTCGGCCGTTTCCACGGGGTGCCTGTGACCATCATCGGCCATCAGCGGGGAAAAGATACGAAGGAAAACATCAGGCGCAACTTCGGGATGCCTCATCCTGAAGGGTACCGCAAGGCGCTTCGCCTCATGAAGCAGGCCGATAAGTTCAATCGTCCGATCATCTGCTTCATTGATACGAAGGGTGCCTACCCCGGTAAAGCAGCAGAGGAGAGGGGGCAAAGTGAAGCCATCGCCAGGAATCTGGTGGAAATGGCCGGCCTGACCGTCCCTGTCATCTGTATCGTCATCGGAGAAGGGGGAAGCGGTGGTGCCCTAGCACTCGGAGTCGGGAATCATATCCACATGCTGGAGAATTCCACGTACTCTGTCATCTCCCCTGAAGGCGCGGCCGCCATCCTTTGGAAGGACGCGACCCAAGCCAAAAAGGCAGCTGAATCAATGAAGATCACGGCACCGGATCTGAAGGAACTGGGCATCGTCGATGAAATCATCGAAGAAGTCAAGGGCGGGGCACACAAAGATGTCAAAACCCAATCCGAAAAGATCGAAGCCGTATTGAAACGATCCCTTAAAGAGCTGATCTCTCTGTCGAAAGAGGAGCTCGTCCAGCATCGTTATGATAAATTTAAGGCAATTGGCGAGTATACTGTTTTAAATGATCGTATCGGGGTAAAATCATAA
- a CDS encoding NAD(P)-dependent malic enzyme, with protein sequence MSLREEALHMHRVNKGKLESKSKVEVRNAEDLSLAYSPGVAEPCKDIYDKPETVYDYTMKGNMVAVVSDGTAVLGLGNIGPEAALPVMEGKAVLFKSFAGVDAFPICLNTTDVEKIIETVKLLEPTFGGVNLEDIAAPNCFEIEERLKKETNIPIFHDDQHGTAIVTVAGLVNALKIVGKKMSEIKVVANGAGAAGIAIIKLLYRYGVRDIIMCDSKGAIYEGRPEGMNTIKDEVAKFTNRDRIEGGLKEVLQDADVFIGVSVAGALTEEMVSSMKQDPIIFAMANPIPEIMPDLAKAAGAKVIGTGRSDFPNQVNNVLAFPGIFRGALDVRATHINEKMKQAAVEAIAELISEDELNADYVIPAPFDKRVAPAVAAAVAKAAMETGVARLKVDPEEIRKKTEELAVIGKGE encoded by the coding sequence TTGTCATTAAGAGAAGAAGCCCTTCATATGCATCGTGTCAACAAGGGGAAATTGGAATCAAAGTCTAAAGTGGAAGTCCGGAATGCGGAGGACCTCAGCCTTGCGTATTCTCCAGGGGTGGCAGAGCCTTGCAAAGATATCTATGATAAACCGGAAACGGTCTATGATTATACAATGAAAGGCAACATGGTTGCCGTCGTCTCAGATGGGACAGCTGTACTCGGACTCGGCAATATCGGACCGGAAGCCGCCTTGCCCGTCATGGAGGGGAAAGCCGTCCTGTTCAAAAGTTTTGCAGGTGTCGATGCCTTCCCGATCTGTTTGAACACGACGGATGTCGAGAAGATCATCGAAACTGTCAAGCTTCTCGAGCCGACATTCGGAGGGGTCAATCTTGAGGATATCGCTGCCCCGAACTGTTTTGAAATCGAAGAGCGTTTGAAGAAAGAAACGAATATCCCGATCTTCCATGACGATCAGCACGGTACTGCCATCGTCACCGTAGCCGGGCTTGTCAATGCCCTTAAGATCGTCGGCAAGAAAATGAGTGAGATCAAGGTTGTCGCCAACGGGGCGGGAGCTGCAGGGATCGCCATCATCAAGCTCCTTTATCGCTACGGGGTAAGGGATATCATCATGTGCGACTCCAAGGGTGCGATTTACGAAGGGCGCCCTGAAGGGATGAACACCATCAAGGACGAAGTGGCGAAATTCACGAATCGGGACCGCATCGAAGGCGGTTTGAAAGAAGTCCTTCAAGATGCCGATGTGTTCATCGGAGTTTCTGTTGCAGGTGCATTGACCGAAGAAATGGTCTCTTCCATGAAGCAGGATCCGATCATCTTCGCCATGGCGAATCCGATCCCTGAAATCATGCCGGATCTTGCGAAGGCTGCCGGTGCCAAAGTGATCGGGACAGGCCGTTCCGATTTCCCGAATCAGGTGAATAATGTCCTCGCCTTCCCTGGGATCTTCCGGGGGGCCCTTGACGTGCGGGCGACCCATATCAACGAGAAAATGAAGCAGGCGGCCGTCGAGGCCATTGCAGAGCTCATCAGTGAAGACGAGCTGAATGCCGATTACGTCATTCCAGCTCCATTTGATAAACGCGTCGCTCCGGCCGTGGCTGCAGCAGTAGCGAAGGCGGCCATGGAAACAGGCGTTGCACGCTTGAAGGTGGACCCTGAAGAAATCCGTAAAAAAACGGAAGAGTTAGCGGTCATCGGGAAGGGAGAATGA
- the accD gene encoding acetyl-CoA carboxylase, carboxyltransferase subunit beta — translation MLKELFNKPKKRKYATIPSEGAKHDVPEGIMTKCPDCKKIMYTKELQKNLKVCLHCGYHHGMSSHERVDSFIDEGTFSELDRELASVNPLGFPDYLEKLDKDRQKTDLNEAVLTGSGKVNGNEIVLAIMDSRFRMGSMGSVVGEKITRAVEEADRRKVPFIIFTASGGARMQEGVLSLMQMAKTSVALKRFSDNGGLFISIMTHPTTGGVSASFASVGDYNFAEPGALIGFAGRRIIEQTIREDLPEDFQTAEFLLKHGQLDDVLNRLDLKDKIGTLVDLHQWDGDLSW, via the coding sequence TTGCTGAAGGAACTATTTAATAAACCGAAAAAACGGAAATACGCAACAATCCCTTCCGAAGGAGCAAAACATGATGTACCGGAAGGAATCATGACAAAGTGCCCGGATTGCAAGAAGATCATGTACACGAAAGAGCTACAGAAAAATCTCAAGGTCTGTCTTCATTGCGGGTATCACCATGGAATGAGCTCCCATGAACGGGTGGACAGCTTCATCGATGAAGGAACGTTCTCTGAACTCGATCGCGAGCTTGCATCGGTCAATCCACTCGGGTTCCCCGATTATCTGGAGAAGCTCGATAAAGACCGTCAAAAGACGGATCTGAACGAAGCTGTGCTGACGGGAAGCGGGAAGGTGAATGGCAATGAGATCGTCCTTGCCATCATGGATTCACGCTTCCGCATGGGAAGCATGGGATCTGTCGTCGGTGAAAAAATCACGAGGGCAGTCGAAGAAGCAGACAGGAGAAAGGTTCCATTCATCATTTTCACAGCTTCAGGTGGAGCAAGGATGCAGGAAGGGGTCCTTTCCCTCATGCAGATGGCCAAAACAAGCGTCGCCCTGAAGCGGTTCAGTGATAATGGCGGGCTCTTCATCTCCATCATGACCCATCCTACCACCGGTGGGGTGTCGGCGAGCTTCGCTTCCGTCGGTGACTATAACTTTGCAGAGCCGGGTGCGCTCATCGGATTCGCCGGTCGCCGGATCATCGAGCAGACGATCCGTGAAGATCTCCCTGAAGACTTCCAGACGGCGGAATTCCTCTTGAAACATGGCCAGCTTGATGACGTGTTGAACAGGCTGGACCTGAAAGATAAAATCGGTACTTTAGTAGATCTACATCAGTGGGACGGTGACCTCTCATGGTAA
- the pfkA gene encoding 6-phosphofructokinase, which produces MKKIGVLTSGGDSPGMNAAVRAVVRKAIFMDVEVYGIYQGYNGLINGNIQKLELGSVGDIIHRGGTMLYTARCEEFKTKEGQKKGIEQLEKFGIEGLVVIGGDGSYQGAKALTEWGYPCVGVPGTIDNDIPGTEYTIGFDTALNTVIDAIDKIRDTATSHERTFIIEVMGRNAGDIALWSGLAGGAETVLIPEEKFDMDDVITRLNKGQERGKKHSIIVVAEGVMSGNEFADQFKEATGMDTRVSVLGHIQRGGTPTASDRVLASRLGAKAVELLVSGNGGRAVGIEKNQLVDYDIIEALAKPHHIDLEMYNLSKELSI; this is translated from the coding sequence GTGAAAAAGATAGGTGTACTAACGAGTGGCGGGGATTCGCCAGGTATGAACGCGGCCGTGCGTGCCGTCGTGCGTAAAGCGATTTTCATGGATGTTGAAGTATACGGGATTTATCAAGGATATAACGGCTTGATCAATGGAAATATTCAAAAGCTTGAGCTTGGTTCCGTCGGTGATATCATCCACCGTGGAGGCACGATGCTCTACACAGCGCGTTGTGAAGAGTTCAAGACGAAGGAAGGCCAGAAAAAAGGGATCGAACAGCTCGAGAAGTTCGGGATCGAAGGACTTGTCGTCATCGGTGGAGATGGATCTTATCAAGGAGCGAAAGCCCTGACTGAGTGGGGTTATCCATGCGTGGGCGTTCCGGGTACGATCGACAACGATATACCGGGTACGGAATATACGATCGGCTTTGATACGGCGCTGAATACGGTCATCGATGCCATCGATAAGATCCGTGATACGGCCACTTCCCATGAGCGTACATTCATCATCGAAGTCATGGGACGCAATGCAGGCGATATCGCCCTTTGGTCTGGCCTTGCAGGTGGTGCGGAAACCGTCCTCATCCCTGAAGAAAAATTCGATATGGATGATGTGATCACTCGTCTGAATAAAGGGCAGGAGCGCGGAAAGAAACACAGCATCATCGTCGTGGCCGAAGGGGTCATGTCAGGTAATGAATTCGCCGACCAATTCAAGGAAGCGACCGGCATGGATACGCGCGTATCCGTACTCGGACACATCCAGCGTGGAGGCACTCCTACTGCTTCGGACCGGGTGCTTGCAAGCAGACTCGGTGCCAAAGCAGTGGAGCTGCTCGTGAGCGGGAACGGCGGTCGCGCTGTCGGGATCGAAAAGAATCAGCTTGTTGATTATGATATCATTGAAGCATTGGCCAAACCACATCATATCGACCTTGAGATGTATAATCTTTCCAAAGAACTTTCCATCTAA